The Capillibacterium thermochitinicola genome window below encodes:
- a CDS encoding phosphate-starvation-inducible PsiE family protein, whose protein sequence is MRFRFRNHLLRWSVHIEIFLAFLLLIGILISAGGLVTNLYGLTRNLGNTEYFQKFLGAMMALIIALELIKMIVRNTVESTIEVLLIAIARKLIVSEQDTLGFLIGIMAIAGLFFIRKYLFVAEFANHSRMVVSAGMSVAEAEKLIKKPLPRQAQTLGGVVAQIAREEKRKLQEGEVYDCNGVKIRINRMEDGIIHILEFVDNHE, encoded by the coding sequence ATGAGATTTCGCTTTCGCAATCATCTCCTGCGGTGGTCCGTGCATATTGAGATCTTCCTTGCCTTTCTGCTTTTAATCGGGATCTTGATTTCCGCCGGCGGGCTGGTCACTAACCTCTACGGCCTCACCAGGAACCTGGGCAATACCGAGTATTTCCAGAAGTTTCTCGGTGCGATGATGGCCCTGATTATTGCCTTGGAATTAATCAAAATGATCGTCCGTAATACCGTCGAAAGTACCATTGAAGTATTGTTGATCGCCATTGCCCGCAAACTGATCGTCAGCGAGCAGGATACGTTGGGGTTTTTGATCGGGATCATGGCGATTGCCGGTCTGTTTTTCATCCGAAAATATCTTTTTGTGGCCGAGTTCGCTAATCATAGCCGGATGGTGGTCAGTGCAGGCATGTCGGTGGCGGAGGCGGAGAAACTCATCAAGAAGCCTCTGCCCCGGCAGGCGCAGACCCTTGGGGGAGTGGTGGCCCAGATCGCCAGGGAGGAAAAGCGTAAACTGCAGGAAGGAGAGGTTTACGACTGCAACGGGGTTAAGATCCGGATCAACCGGATGGAAGACGGGATCATTCATATCCTGGAGTTTGTCGACAATCATGAATAG
- a CDS encoding putative glycoside hydrolase → MNYETLFPQLLAKTAVNPPPAIPPRVEPTPEPEPPFVRVTPTPMPEEVRGVYATGWVAGTPSLFNNLLRFIDATPVNSLVIDIKDDTGKVSYRSTVPMVNLLGAWENKIPDVQNMLQTLQQKKVYPIARLVVFKDPFLAEKRPDLALKQRNGEVWRDYKGLAWVDPHAREVWDYNIQIAKEAVKMGFPEIQFDYVRFASDGDLRNCVYPYADGSSKEDVIRDFLLYARAELEPLGAVVSADIFGLVCSAADDLYIGQKLEKIAEAVPVISPMVYPSHYAKGCYGLADPDRRPYETVLRSLQDARQRLKDYPVKLRPWLQDFSLGNTYGPVQIQAQIRAVYDAGVREWLFWNPSCRYNVDKYVTNKNSEPITTNVLPGGEGVLAPVVGETPSSADAIPDAETDETVAWAGEPAAEEGLASGEGALLPPVVLGLTEEWQEEEDEEEDLAFSGPRTDEETAETAGGKEHLPDGGEEAGKTPAAPEESGGAGEQVDNQTGPTDPLESDGQLKQE, encoded by the coding sequence ATGAACTATGAAACTCTCTTCCCACAACTGCTGGCGAAAACGGCCGTCAATCCGCCGCCCGCCATTCCCCCGCGGGTGGAACCCACCCCGGAGCCGGAGCCGCCCTTTGTGCGTGTCACGCCGACGCCCATGCCGGAGGAGGTCAGAGGGGTCTACGCGACCGGATGGGTGGCGGGGACGCCGTCGTTATTCAATAATCTTTTGCGGTTTATCGACGCGACGCCGGTTAACTCCTTGGTGATTGATATAAAGGATGATACGGGAAAAGTAAGTTACCGTTCGACTGTCCCCATGGTCAATCTTTTGGGGGCCTGGGAGAATAAGATACCCGACGTGCAAAATATGCTCCAGACTTTGCAGCAGAAAAAGGTCTATCCCATCGCCCGGTTGGTTGTCTTCAAGGATCCGTTTCTGGCCGAAAAACGCCCGGATTTAGCCCTCAAGCAGCGCAACGGGGAAGTTTGGCGCGATTACAAGGGATTGGCCTGGGTTGATCCCCATGCCCGGGAAGTTTGGGATTATAACATCCAAATTGCCAAAGAAGCAGTAAAAATGGGTTTTCCCGAGATTCAATTTGACTATGTCCGGTTTGCCAGTGACGGGGACCTGCGCAACTGTGTTTATCCCTACGCCGACGGCTCCAGTAAGGAGGATGTGATCCGCGACTTTCTCCTGTATGCCCGCGCGGAACTGGAACCTTTGGGGGCGGTGGTCTCGGCGGACATCTTCGGACTGGTCTGTTCGGCCGCGGATGATCTTTACATCGGGCAAAAACTGGAGAAGATTGCCGAAGCCGTTCCCGTGATCTCCCCCATGGTTTATCCTTCCCACTATGCGAAGGGCTGTTACGGCTTGGCTGATCCGGATCGCCGGCCGTACGAAACCGTCCTCCGCAGTTTGCAGGATGCCCGTCAGCGGTTGAAAGACTACCCGGTAAAACTCCGCCCTTGGCTCCAGGATTTTTCATTGGGGAACACCTATGGTCCCGTCCAGATCCAAGCGCAGATCCGGGCGGTTTATGATGCGGGCGTGCGGGAATGGCTCTTCTGGAACCCCAGTTGCCGTTATAATGTGGACAAATATGTAACGAACAAAAACAGCGAACCAATTACCACCAACGTTCTCCCCGGCGGGGAAGGAGTGCTTGCTCCTGTTGTCGGCGAAACACCGTCTTCCGCCGATGCGATCCCGGATGCGGAAACGGATGAAACTGTGGCATGGGCGGGCGAACCGGCAGCCGAAGAAGGGTTGGCCTCCGGGGAAGGCGCCTTGCTCCCTCCGGTGGTCTTGGGCTTAACGGAGGAATGGCAAGAAGAGGAGGATGAAGAGGAAGACCTTGCTTTCTCCGGTCCAAGGACCGACGAAGAGACAGCCGAGACGGCGGGTGGGAAAGAACATCTCCCGGATGGGGGCGAGGAAGCAGGAAAAACTCCAGCGGCACCGGAGGAAAGCGGCGGGGCCGGTGAGCAGGTCGATAACCAAACCGGGCCAACGGATCCGTTAGAGAGCGACGGACAGCTTAAACAAGAATAA
- a CDS encoding ABC transporter substrate-binding protein, with translation MKKKNLLILGAIVVVLAAVIFFVTSRGGSDTLKIGTIMSVSGPVSHFGTQCRDAIQLAVDEFNARGGVLGKQVQLIVEDDEKNPEKTMNALVKLATKDKVKVVIGALTSDCTLAITQEAQRRGILLFTPTSTNDSVTDAGDLIFRSCFKDSFQGQVMAHFAVENLNATKAAVLYDMNNDYSTGLMKSFEETFASLGGTVVASESYAGGDKDFNAQLTKIKAADPDVLFLPDYYNTVSLIINQARNQGLDAIMLGPDGWDELVGQAGEEAIGGYFCNHYSPDADDADVKEFVRKYRDRYGVTPNALAALGYDAAYIVLEAIERAGTDDPQVLKKALMETDKKYVTGRITFDEKHNPVKSTTILKVVKGADGKLATEYVGMVDPE, from the coding sequence ATGAAGAAAAAAAATTTGCTTATCTTAGGTGCCATTGTTGTGGTCTTGGCGGCGGTTATCTTTTTCGTGACGAGCCGGGGCGGCAGCGATACGCTTAAAATCGGCACCATCATGTCCGTGAGCGGTCCGGTTTCCCATTTTGGTACCCAATGCCGGGATGCCATCCAGCTGGCGGTTGATGAGTTTAACGCCCGGGGCGGAGTTCTTGGCAAACAAGTCCAGCTAATCGTGGAAGATGACGAGAAGAACCCGGAAAAAACCATGAACGCACTGGTCAAATTGGCCACGAAGGACAAGGTAAAAGTCGTGATTGGTGCATTGACCAGCGACTGTACGTTGGCTATCACCCAGGAAGCGCAGCGCCGGGGCATCCTGCTTTTCACCCCGACTTCCACCAATGATTCGGTGACCGATGCCGGCGATCTGATCTTCCGTTCCTGCTTTAAAGATTCCTTCCAAGGTCAAGTGATGGCCCACTTTGCGGTCGAAAACTTAAATGCGACCAAAGCGGCGGTCCTTTATGACATGAACAATGACTACTCCACCGGTTTGATGAAGAGCTTTGAAGAAACCTTTGCCTCATTGGGCGGCACCGTGGTCGCCTCCGAGTCTTACGCCGGCGGGGATAAAGATTTCAACGCCCAGCTGACCAAGATTAAAGCGGCCGATCCGGATGTGCTGTTCCTCCCCGACTATTACAACACGGTTTCGCTGATCATCAACCAGGCCCGCAATCAAGGCTTGGATGCGATCATGCTCGGCCCCGACGGTTGGGATGAACTGGTCGGTCAAGCCGGCGAGGAAGCGATCGGCGGCTACTTCTGTAACCACTACAGCCCCGATGCCGATGATGCTGATGTAAAAGAGTTTGTCCGTAAGTACCGGGATCGTTATGGCGTTACTCCGAATGCCCTCGCCGCCCTGGGTTATGACGCGGCCTATATCGTGCTGGAAGCGATCGAACGGGCCGGAACCGACGACCCGCAAGTCTTGAAGAAGGCTTTGATGGAGACCGACAAGAAATATGTCACCGGGCGTATTACCTTTGATGAAAAACACAATCCGGTCAAATCCACGACCATTTTGAAGGTGGTCAAGGGTGCCGACGGGAAGCTGGCCACTGAATACGTGGGTATGGTTGATCCGGAATAA
- a CDS encoding branched-chain amino acid ABC transporter permease, which yields MDFLQQLGQQTLNGLSLGSIYALLALGYTMVYGVVRLINFAHGDILMVGAFVSFFVLKQWGITPVTLILSFLPAMLFCMTMGMLIEKVCYKPLRNQPRINALITAIGVSFLLENGARVIPFIGPNPRVFPTLPVVNYKVVGINISQVQILVFMVAIGLMLLLNYIVNFTKTGKAMKAVSFDKDAAALMGINVDRIISFTFALGSSLGAAAGILFASAYPQIEPYMGIMPGLKAFIAAVFGGIGSIPGAVLGGLILGVAETLTKGFLSSQLADAIAFGLLILILVVKPSGLLGKPMGEKV from the coding sequence ATGGATTTCCTCCAGCAATTGGGCCAACAGACGTTGAACGGATTATCCCTCGGTAGTATCTATGCTTTGCTAGCCTTGGGGTACACCATGGTTTATGGGGTGGTACGCCTGATCAACTTTGCCCATGGGGATATTCTGATGGTCGGGGCCTTTGTCAGTTTTTTTGTGCTTAAACAGTGGGGAATTACTCCCGTAACCTTGATTTTATCCTTTTTACCGGCAATGTTGTTCTGCATGACCATGGGGATGCTGATCGAAAAGGTTTGCTATAAACCCCTACGGAATCAACCGCGGATTAATGCTTTGATTACCGCGATCGGGGTTTCTTTTTTATTGGAGAACGGCGCCCGGGTCATCCCGTTCATCGGACCTAACCCTCGCGTTTTCCCCACTTTACCGGTGGTGAACTATAAAGTTGTTGGGATCAACATCAGCCAGGTTCAGATTCTGGTTTTTATGGTGGCCATCGGCTTAATGCTGCTTCTTAATTATATTGTCAACTTTACGAAGACCGGCAAAGCGATGAAGGCGGTTTCCTTTGATAAGGATGCCGCGGCACTGATGGGGATCAATGTGGACCGGATCATCTCCTTTACTTTCGCGTTAGGTTCGTCCCTGGGGGCAGCGGCGGGGATTCTGTTTGCCAGTGCCTATCCGCAAATTGAACCCTATATGGGGATTATGCCTGGTTTGAAGGCTTTCATTGCCGCCGTGTTTGGCGGGATTGGCAGTATCCCCGGGGCGGTGCTTGGTGGATTAATCCTTGGCGTGGCGGAGACTTTGACGAAAGGGTTTCTCTCCTCGCAACTGGCCGATGCCATTGCCTTCGGTCTGTTGATCCTAATTTTAGTGGTTAAACCATCAGGTCTCCTGGGCAAACCCATGGGGGAGAAAGTGTAG
- a CDS encoding branched-chain amino acid ABC transporter permease, which translates to MSKKTNTIVSTLIVAAVLLILNLLVMLRVIGEYTSQVLTIAGINVIIALGLNLISGFTGQLALGHAGFMAVGAYTTAALVMKVNLPISVAVFGGALMAAFFGFLIGLPTLRLRGDYLAIVTLGFGEIIRVLMINLPELTGGPAGLKGIPTFTTDFYWRPVLSFALVYLTMTLVVVLLNNLLSSSHGAAIISIREDEIAANAMGINVFYYKLYAFTLSAFIGGLGGALYAPFFGYLSPNMFNFQKSVEFLIIVVLGGMGNLTGTVVAGIGLTYLQEILRFLKDYRLVIYPIILIIVMIFQPSGIMGLFGNKEFSLTRLVNSLLGKQESGEESAEKAGEVQ; encoded by the coding sequence ATGAGTAAGAAGACGAACACCATTGTTTCTACGTTGATCGTGGCCGCGGTTTTGCTCATCCTTAATCTGCTGGTGATGCTCCGGGTGATCGGCGAGTACACCAGCCAGGTTTTGACCATCGCCGGCATCAATGTAATCATTGCTTTAGGTTTAAATTTAATCTCCGGTTTCACCGGCCAACTTGCCTTGGGCCATGCCGGCTTCATGGCGGTTGGTGCTTACACCACGGCGGCTCTGGTGATGAAGGTCAACCTGCCGATTTCGGTGGCCGTGTTCGGTGGGGCTTTAATGGCGGCCTTTTTTGGGTTTTTAATTGGCCTCCCCACTTTGCGGTTACGCGGCGACTACCTGGCCATTGTCACTTTGGGTTTTGGTGAAATCATCCGGGTGCTGATGATCAATCTGCCCGAGCTGACAGGCGGACCAGCCGGGTTAAAAGGGATTCCCACTTTCACCACGGACTTTTATTGGCGGCCGGTTCTTTCCTTTGCTTTGGTCTACCTGACGATGACTCTTGTGGTGGTGTTGCTCAATAACCTCCTCAGTTCTTCCCACGGCGCGGCGATTATTTCGATTCGTGAGGATGAAATTGCCGCCAACGCCATGGGGATCAATGTGTTTTATTATAAATTGTACGCCTTTACCCTCTCCGCTTTCATCGGGGGCTTGGGCGGTGCCCTTTATGCGCCGTTCTTTGGCTACCTGAGCCCCAACATGTTCAACTTCCAAAAGTCCGTTGAGTTTTTGATCATTGTCGTTCTGGGCGGGATGGGGAACCTGACCGGGACGGTCGTGGCCGGGATTGGCCTCACCTATTTGCAAGAGATCCTGCGGTTCCTCAAAGATTACCGCCTGGTGATTTACCCAATAATCTTGATTATCGTGATGATCTTCCAACCGTCCGGGATTATGGGCTTGTTTGGGAATAAGGAGTTTTCCTTGACCCGTTTGGTGAACAGTCTCCTTGGGAAGCAGGAGAGCGGGGAAGAATCTGCGGAGAAGGCGGGTGAGGTCCAATGA
- a CDS encoding ABC transporter ATP-binding protein, with the protein MTVLKIENLSIQFGGLMAVANLNLEVKKGELIGLIGPNGAGKTTVFNMLTGVYKPTAGRILVQDRTGQIQDIAPLHPYQITALGMARTFQNIRLFKNLTVLDNVRIGNHLNVKYRSVDGIFRLPGYYQEEKRIEEECRELLKIFDIEHKSNELAKNLPYGEQRKLEIVRALATKPHILLLDEPAAGMNPQETLELMDLIKYIRERFDLTIVLIEHDMKLVMGICQRIVVLDYGRMIACGTPKEVAHNPLVVKAYLGKELENDA; encoded by the coding sequence ATGACCGTCCTGAAGATCGAAAATCTGTCGATTCAGTTCGGTGGTTTAATGGCGGTCGCCAATCTGAATCTGGAAGTTAAGAAGGGTGAACTGATCGGTTTGATCGGTCCGAACGGGGCCGGGAAGACGACTGTCTTTAACATGTTGACCGGCGTTTATAAACCGACGGCGGGCCGGATTTTGGTTCAGGACCGTACCGGCCAGATTCAAGATATCGCCCCGCTCCACCCCTACCAGATTACCGCCTTGGGCATGGCGCGGACCTTCCAGAATATCCGGCTCTTTAAAAACCTGACCGTGCTGGATAACGTACGGATTGGCAACCATCTCAATGTGAAATACCGGAGTGTGGACGGGATTTTCCGGCTGCCCGGTTACTACCAGGAAGAGAAGCGGATCGAAGAAGAATGTAGGGAGCTTCTCAAGATCTTCGATATCGAGCACAAAAGCAATGAACTGGCGAAGAACCTTCCCTATGGCGAGCAGCGGAAACTGGAGATTGTCCGGGCGCTGGCAACCAAACCCCACATCCTCCTTTTGGATGAGCCGGCCGCCGGCATGAATCCCCAGGAAACACTGGAACTGATGGATTTGATTAAATATATCAGGGAGCGGTTTGACTTGACCATTGTCCTAATCGAGCATGATATGAAACTGGTCATGGGGATCTGTCAACGGATTGTGGTCCTGGATTACGGGCGGATGATCGCCTGTGGAACACCCAAGGAGGTTGCGCATAATCCGTTGGTGGTCAAAGCCTACCTGGGGAAGGAGTTGGAGAACGATGCTTAA